The Dermacentor andersoni chromosome 1, qqDerAnde1_hic_scaffold, whole genome shotgun sequence genomic interval ATTTCGACTAATTTGTTCTTTGGCCTGTTAACCCGACGCTTCGTTCTGCGATGGCGGATTAAGTCAGTGAATGAGATAGACAGGATATGTTATGTGCAGATTGAGGCTCTCATTCGAGTAATTCGACTGATATTTGGACTACTGTGTTCTCTTGCGTGCTGCCTTCATTGTTTTCATTATCGAGCCGGAAATGCGCCGCTAATTTCAATATCAAATTCATCTGCAGGCTCATTTCGAAGCCAGCAGCTTCGAACAGAACCGCGCGGATGGGTGGAAGAAGCTCAAGCCTAATGCTGTACCAACGGTGTTCCCATTcaaaggtgagatgcctcctgaccCTGGTATTTGTTACCACGTTGCTTATCGGCTCATTATCTACATTTGAAAAAGTTATGTGAGGAAACGATTCATGCGCATACATATTAAATTTTCTGGCGCGCCTTCTATTCTGCTTTTAGTTAACACAATCTTAAATATATGTAATGggcattttttcttatttatctgTTTCCAGAACTTCCTAAAGAGCGAAGGCCACCAAGGGAACGAAATGCACACGTGCCTGCATTATTCAGTGACGACGCAGCCGCACACAATTCTTCACGAGAAGTGAGAAACGTTCTTCCCTCAACTACGCAGGAATTTTCTCCCGCTGATTCTTCGTCAGACGGGGAGATAAATGAGAGATTGGCGGCTACGGAAACCAACAATGCTAATGGGCAACTTACTTCGACCCCCAGGGATGCACGGCTTCAAGAAACTGCAATAGTTACTGCGACCCAACCCCTCGATTCTGAGGCAGCTGAGCTTAGGAAGAAGATTGCAGATCTCACAGCAGCCAATAATAAGCTTAGACAACATCATAACGAATCTAAGAACACTGTCAAAAAACTACAGATGCAGGTACGCAAGCTGCAGAAAGAGGCAACTAATTTCTCACGAAATACGAAGTTTTTAAATGAAGACCAAATTCGTGCTCTTTCTCGGAACAACAATCATGGTAATTCGTGGTCAGCGCAAACAGTAAAGCaaggtctaaaaattaaatttgcttgtggaaccaccgGGTATGAAACACTCAGAAAGATTGGCTACCCTCTTCCATCCAGCAGAACGTTAGCAAGAAGAATTCAGGGCCTGAAGTTTCTGCCAGGTATCCTGCATGAAGTGATCGACGTCATGAGGTCGAAAGCAGAGGGAATGGAGGACGTGGAGAAAGACTGCGTTCTCTTTTTAGATGAAATGGAGATAGCACCCGGATTTGAACTCGACCGTGGCGAAGACGTGCTTCTGGGAGGAACGACGTTGCCCTCAAAGCCTGAAGAGCCAGCCAATCATGCTTTGGTGTTTATGCTAGGTGGGGTAAACCAGAGATGGAAGCAAGTGATAGCCTATGAATTCACTGGTAGGCACGTGGACGGCTCTGTACTCAAGGCATATGTCCTGGAAATAGTGCAGATATGCAGCCAGATTTCTCTAAGAGTCCGTGTTATCACATGTGACATGGGTGCAGCAAACCGCGCTATGTGGAGAGAATTTGGCTTTTCGAGCCACCGCCATTCGACAACTTCGTGCTCAATACCTCACCCAACCTTAAAAGGGAAGGAACTTTTTTTCATCTCGGACCcggcacatgtccttaagaacctgAAAGGACAGCTTCTAAGCTCAAAAGTTTTCACACTCAGTGATACTACAGTAAGCAGGAACGGACTGACGGCCTCGAAGGTGAAATTGGAGCATGTACAGGCCGTCTTGGATTATGACGCAGCCAACGAACTTAAGGTAGCACCAAATTTGTCAGAAACCCACATTAGTTGTGGGCACTTCACCAAAATGAAAGTAGGAGTCGCTGTCCAGCTCTTCCGTGAAGCCCCACCAGCTATTCGGTTCCTAATAAAAGAAGGAGTGATTGAGCCAGAGGCCGAAACAACAGCGTGGTTTATGGACCTCGTTTCTAGGTGGTATGCCCTCATGTCATCGCGTCATCCCACCATGGCGCTAAGCCGCAGGAACATTACTAAATATCATGCCGCCTTGGACACACTACGCACGGCAACAGACACCATCAGAGAACTGAAAATGGGCACTGGATCTCAGTGGAAGCCATCGCAAGCAGGGGTCCTAATTGCGACAACGGCTGTCCTTCGCCTTCAAGAAGTGCTTCTTGGCAGTGAAGGGTATGAATTCCTCCTCACGAGCAGGCTGTTGCAAGACTGCCTAGAAAACCTTTTTTCTGTGGTGCGGCTCATGAAGCCAGTGCCCACTGCGTATGACTTGAAGTGTGCACTCCGACTCGTCAGCGTCAGCCACTTTCTTCACACTCCGAGATCAACAAGCTACGAACTTGACGACCGCGAATACCTTGTCGATCTGCTTGCACATAGCAAGAAGgaatgtgcagaaagcgaagtcgaTGAAATCAACGACACGGAAAttctgttcattgaagagctcacGTCAACCGAGTGCCGCATCTTGTTTTACCTTGGCGGTTTTATTTTGAAAGGAATTTTGAAATCTATAACTTGTCCGCAGTGCAAGGCTGCTCTCCTTGGCAAGCCTGACGATCAGTATGCTTCCCTGACTGCACTCAAGGAATACGTCAGGGATGGGCAAAACCTCGTATATCCAAGCGCTGATGTCATGAAAACTTTAAAAAACTACGAGGAACATTTCACCGCTGTCAACTCATGGTGCACAGGCAAATTTTTCACCATGAAGTCGCCACTTCGTTCTCTGATAGCCTATCTCGAAGGCATAGACAAACCCTCAGTGAACACATGCATGGCTCACAAAGAACGAATAAGCAAAATGCTGACTGCTGCATATGCCAGAGTGAGGCTCCGAATTCATCTCCGACAAATTCCGAGCACTCATCCTAGTGGCCACGGAAGCAAGACTTGTGCAGGGGTCAGCCTTGCGTAAGCAAGCTGGAATCTGCAGTTCTGCGAGCCTTTTCCTTCAAAGTCTGAAGTCTGCATCTATATATATAGTGATCACAACTATTTTATCAATTACGGTCTATTTAACATAAATGTCGACTTTTAAAAAGTGCAATAATGTTCAGTGTTCACGTTCCCATTAAACACAAATCTCTAACTTTGTGTGTTTTCATAAGCACTGAATAAATGATTTCATGTTTGCTTGGGTAACAGCTTTTGTATTCATCTGGCTGTTACCAGACGAAAAGGGGACTTTATATTTTATTACCGTTGCTGATGCTGTTTCTTCAAAGCGTGCAGAACCAAGACGTTGTTGCATTGACCGCGTCGGCTGAATTTTCTTACCGATCAAATTCACTCACTTGCATTGGGACATCAGTGAGGTTTCCCATGCAATCCTGTTTACCGCGCCTCCGTTCACGAAGAAAAATGCCCATTCAGCCTTTTAACGCCCTCCGCATAACAGCGCgggagaaagggggttagcccCAGTCGCTGCCGAGCGTGAGATAGGGagccggaaagcggaggagtcCGTTCTCCGCGAGAACGAGCATGCAGTGGGAACGAGAATGgcggccgccgtagcagacgacgcagatgtcctcaccctaagcgggggcgcgcgcatcgaggcaccctagatcGCGGGAACTCCTAACGCCACCTGGAGTACAAAGCACGATACGCCAGGCGTCGAGAGAACGAGGAAACATTCGCATCGCGCCACGCAAGGAGACCCAACACTTGCAGGGCGTCGCGTCGGCATGGTTCgaactgggccgatcccgaaggatGTGCAATGCAATGTATTGCGTGGCAAAGCGCTAGCTGGTCGCTGCGACACATGGGGGAAAGTAGTAGTACTGGTCTAATGTGGGAAACGACGCTTATTTCTGCAGTGGGGAAACCGGCGCGCATCCACTTCTATATAGGAAAGTTGTCGCAATGCGACGCGACGCACGCGCCAATCGTTTCAAACCACTAGCTTGCACGAGGGGAATGGTAAACTTTTTATTCCGCCGAACTATTCAATAAAACTGTTCAACAGCATGTgtacag includes:
- the LOC140214132 gene encoding uncharacterized protein, with the protein product MPGCCVPQCSNHSRNGWRMFHFPRDPKRRLLWLVRVKRDKWQPTNSSCVCSAHFEASSFEQNRADGWKKLKPNAVPTVFPFKELPKERRPPRERNAHVPALFSDDAAAHNSSREVRNVLPSTTQEFSPADSSSDGEINERLAATETNNANGQLTSTPRDARLQETAIVTATQPLDSEAAELRKKIADLTAANNKLRQHHNESKNTVKKLQMQVRKLQKEATNFSRNTKFLNEDQIRALSRNNNHGNSWSAQTVKQGLKIKFACGTTGYETLRKIGYPLPSSRTLARRIQGLKFLPGILHEVIDVMRSKAEGMEDVEKDCVLFLDEMEIAPGFELDRGEDVLLGGTTLPSKPEEPANHALVFMLGGVNQRWKQVIAYEFTGRHVDGSVLKAYVLEIVQICSQISLRVRVITCDMGAANRAMWREFGFSSHRHSTTSCSIPHPTLKGKELFFISDPAHVLKNLKGQLLSSKVFTLSDTTVSRNGLTASKVKLEHVQAVLDYDAANELKVAPNLSETHISCGHFTKMKVGVAVQLFREAPPAIRFLIKEGVIEPEAETTAWFMDLVSRWYALMSSRHPTMALSRRNITKYHAALDTLRTATDTIRELKMGTGSQWKPSQAGVLIATTAVLRLQEVLLGSEGYEFLLTSRLLQDCLENLFSVVRLMKPVPTAYDLKCALRLVSVSHFLHTPRSTSYELDDREYLVDLLAHSKKECAESEVDEINDTEILFIEELTSTECRILFYLGGFILKGILKSITCPQCKAALLGKPDDQYASLTALKEYVRDGQNLVYPSADVMKTLKNYEEHFTAVNSWCTGKFFTMKSPLRSLIAYLEGIDKPSVNTCMAHKERISKMLTAAYARVRLRIHLRQIPSTHPSGHGSKTCAGVSLA